The nucleotide sequence TTTTAACGAAAATCAATGTGTTTTCAGCAATATATTTTAAAAAGCTCTCTCGTATTTCATCGAGTTTTTTATTCTCGACATTCGGCATAATCGAGATCTTATTTACCTTATCGGTAGAGAGCTGTGTTTCTACATCAAAACTCCGAATACTATCTACTTCATCCCCAAAAAATTCGATTCGGTACGGCTCGTCATTACTAAAAGAAAAAACATCGATTATCCCACCACGCACTGAGAATTCTCCAGGTTCGGTTACAAAATCTACCCGTTTGAACTTGTATTCAAATAAAACTTCATTAACAAAATCGATCGAAAGTTCATCATTTACTTTGATCTTCAGCGTGCTTCTATCGAGTTCTTTACGCGTGACTACTTTTTCAAAAAGTGCATCTGGATAAGTAACAATTACCGCCGGTTTCTTCCGTGAATTGATTCGGTTTAAAACCTCAGCTCGCAAAAGCACATTGGCATTATCGGTCTCTTCGATTTGATATGGTCTACGATAACTTCCGGGATAAAACAACACATCCTCTTCGCCGATTAATTGTTCCAGATCATTTAAATAATAAGCAGCTTCCTCTTTATCATTCAGGATCATTAAAAAAGGTCGATCAGCTTCTTTAAAAGCATCGGCAACCACAAATGAAAGTGCAGAGCCAACAAGACCTTTTAGATGAATTTTATCTGTATTTTTTTCAGAAACGGCAATAGCGTTTCGCAATTCCTGCTGCTGCGGGGATTGTGCAAAACTTTGGGAGATTGTAGATGTACTCATTGCCACAAAGATAATTGCTAAAATAAAGCTTCACAACTGGCTATGACATTTTTAACGTTGGTTTAAATAAAGATGTGAGAGAAGAGAGATGTAAAATGAATTAAGAATGTTGAATGCTAAATTTTGAATTTAATAATATAGACCTACCTTCTTGTCTTTTCGCTTTTATACAACAGCAAAGTTGTGTGATCTATAACATATAGAAGCGCAGCGATGGCAATTTTCGAATCAACCAGCAACGCAATTTAATTTTACAATTTCCCTAACAAGGATTGCATCTCAAAATATGTAATTTCAAAAAAAATTGCGATGTCTCATCATCAACTTGCTTTTCTACTAGCCAGAATCACGCTTGGAATTAATTTTTTCCTGCATGGTTTTGTCCGGATTCCAAAATTAGGAGATTTTGCAAACGGAGTAACACAAGGCTTCGAAGGCACGATGCTTCCTTTGGGTTTAGTTGAAATTTTCGCTTACGCAATTCCTATTCTGGAAGTTGCTCTTGGAACGTGCATTATCTTAGGCCTGGCGAGTAAAAAAACACTTACAGCCACGGCTATTTTTATGATGTTATTAATCAGCGGTTCTGCTTTCAAAGAAGACTGGGGTGCTGTTGGCACACAGATGCTTTATGCATTATATATATTTTTCCTTGTGAAAAATCTGGAATATGAAGTTTGGGCGGTAAGGAAAAGTAATGAGATGTGAGAAATAGATATTAGACAGATTTATACTAGTCTATTTTCTAAAAGCAAAAAGAACCAAATTAAAAAAAGATAAAAAGATGGATTATCAATTAAAAGATAAAAAGGTTTTCATTTCAGGATCAACTAAAGGTATTGGATACGCAGCAGCAAAGACGATTGCTTTGGAAGGTGCTGAAGTTATTATCAACGGAAGTTCACAGGACTCTGTGAATACTTCGTTGGAAAACCTTAGAAAAGATACCGATAGTAAAAAGATAAGCGGAATCGCCTGTGATTTCAGCAAAACTGAAGAAATTGATGCTCTAATTACCCAACTTGGTAGTGTTGATGTCTTAATTAATAACGTTGGCATTTTTGCTAACAAAGATTTTTTCGACACTACCGATGAAGACTGGCAGCAATTCTATGATATTAACGTAATGAGTGGCGTTCGTCTTTCACGTGCTTTAATGCCAAAAATGAAAGAAAAAGGATGGGGAAGAATTATCTTTATTTCTAGCGAAAGTGCCTTAAATATCCCAGTAGAAATGGTTCACTACGGAATGACTAAAACTGCAATGCTCGCGATTTCTCGTGGTTTAGCTGAAATGACTACCGGAACCGGAATTACCGTAAACAGCGTTTTACCTGGACCAACAAGAACTGAAGGATTAGAAAAAGACGTTCCTGAGGATCAGGATTTTGAAAACTTTCAAAAAGAATTTTTCAAAAACGATCGCCCAACATCGATCTTAAAACGTTTTGCCGATCCACAAGAGGTAGCAAATATGATTGCTTACGTGGCAAGTCCGCTTTCCTCTGCAACTAATGGCGCAAAGCTAAAGGTTGAAGGTGGAGTAGTTAAATATATTTAATAGTAAGTAGTGAGATTTGAGAAGTTAGAATTGAGATGTGAGATGTTAGAAAATAGAGCATAGAATATAGACTCGGGAATATTGTAAAATAAGAATCAGAAATTAAGACAATGATTATCTTGGCATTTCGAAAGCTTATCGTAAAATTTAGCTATTGAATGATAAATTTAGATAAGTGTTCGTAAGCCTAGACTTTTTTCTTTCTTTTTTCGGCAATGGAAAAAAGAAAAAATAATAATAAAACAATATTACCAATGCTCTAAATTCTAAAAGCGAAGCTGTCTAATTTCTAACAACTAACAACGAAGCGATCTAAATTAAAATAAAAAAATGGCTATAGAAGAATTTGATGTTTTTGTAATTGGTACCGGAACTGCCGGAAAAGGTGTGGCTATAGATTGCGCCGAGGCCGGGTGGAAAGTAGCCATTGCCGATAATCGAGAGTATGGAGGCACATGCCCAAATCGTGGCTGCGATCCTAAAAAAGTTTTGGTGGGAATTACTGAAATTCTGGAACGTTCCCGGAATATGATGGGTCTGGGAATTTCTAAAATGCCGGAAGTAAGCTGGGAAGATTTGCAGAATTTTAAAAGCAAATTTACCGATGCTATTCCCGCAGCTACCGAGAAAGATTTAGCGGCTCTGGATATAAAAATGTATCATCAATCGCCAAAATTTCTAGACAAGAATACACTCTCAGTTGAAGGTAAAACAGTAAAAGCAAAAAAGATCGTGATTGCAACGGGGCATAAACCAATGCCACTACATATCCCCGGAAAAGAATTATTAATGCATAGTGATGATTTTCTGGAACTGGAAAAATTGCCTAAATCAATGATCTTTATTGGTGCTGGCTATATCGGGATGGAATTTGCACATATTGCTGCGCGTCTCGGAGTTGATGTTACCATGATCGATGCTAAATCCCGACCGCTTTCTAACTTTGATGAAGATATGGTAGCGCACCTCACAGAGGCCTCAGAAGACATCGGCATTAAATTCATATTTAACGCCAAAGCATCAAAAGTTGAAAAACTAAGAAAATATACTCAGGTTACTGCGGAATTAAAAAATGGCGATGAGGTTACGGCAAAAGCTGAACTTGTTTTTAATACCGCTGGTCGCGTGCCTTCTGTAGAAGAATTAGATCTCGAGAAAGGAGAGGTTGCTTACACAAATAAAGGAATTACCGTAAACGGACATTTACAGAATACCACCAACGAAGACGTTTATGCTTGTGGAGATGTTTCTGATAGTGAAGGATTGCCACTTACACCGTTATCCTCTCAAGAATCACGAGTAGTTTCTACAAATCTTATTGGTAAATACAACAAAACCGAAGCACATTATCCACCCCAGCCTTCTGTAGTTTTTACGTTACCTAATGTGGCTTCCGTAGGACTTTCAGAAGAACAGGTAAAAGAGAAAGGTCTCGATTATGTGATTAAGCATAAATCTGTCCCTAGCTGGTTTAATTCTAAACGAATTGCCAATCAGCATTACGCATTTAAAGTTATCAAAGATAAAAAGACAGAGAAAGTTCTTGGCGCTCATCTGGTTGGACCGGATGCCGGAGAAATGATCAACATGTTCGTGATGGCCATGGGCGGTGATCTTTCCTGCAAGGATTTAAAAGCTATGATTTTTGCCTATCCAACATGGAGCAATGATATTAAGGGAATGACTTGATTCTAGATTTTAGATCGCTTCATTTTTAGATATGAGATAGCTAGACTTTGTGAGATTCGTCATGCCGAACTTGATTCGGGATTCTATTACTCTTATTAGATTCTGAATCAAGCCCGACTCCAGGTCGGGCTTGATTCAGATTGACGATTAATTCCTAAATCCTCAGCAGGTCTATTCGGAGACTTTGCTATTGATATTAATCAACCGATTATATTTAACAAAAGCATTCAAAATCAGGCATTTTAAGTGCTAATTATTTAATTTTTTACCTTCATTCTATTCTTTAACAGCGAAGCGGTCTAAGCCTTCTACGCTGCTTCAACCTTCTTGCAAATTTCCTGAATTCGGCTTTCACAGATCAGTAAGTCAGTTAAAAACTGCTGTTCGGTTATCTTATTACTGAAGAATATTTGCTTATAATATTCGATTCCTTCTTCCAAATTCTGACTAAACTTATCAAATTTTTTAGCTTCTCTTTTATTTGAAAAATCGGTACTATCCAATAACTCTTTTAAGTGATCGATATACAGTTGTAATTCTTTAATAAACATATGAGGGCGGTATCCGCTAAGTACATTTGTACGCCCATAAATATGATCTATCAATTCTTTTAAAGAATATTTACCAGAGAAATAGGCCAAATTTGGACCGGGACAAACGGTTACAAAATCCATTTTTTTCACAAACTGAAAATCGTAATTTTTAGCGACACTATTACATAAACCAGTGCACAAACATTCTTTTTGAAAAAGCTCATTGGCAGCTTTTGCTTTTGCATCTGCCGACAGATCAGAATGCTGAATTTGCTTCATTTTTAGCTTCTGATATTTATGAGAAGCGGTACAAATAGGCTCTTTGGTAAATTCGGTATTCGATTCTAAAAGTTTTTCTGGGCAAGAACTTCCAGGCCTGTTTCTAAGCAAATTTTTTCTTCGGAAGTCTTCTCCACTAGCGCCTTTTAGGTAATTGAAGCGAACGCCTAGCGGTGAACTGTGGCTCAACACAATATCCTGCTCTTTTGCTTTCTGAAGTTTTTCTAAAGTTTCGTTATCGACATTGGTAGCTTCAGGACATAATAAAAATGGCGAGCCCCAGCCGGTAGAATCTGCTTCATAATAATCCTTAAGTAAATTATCTTCTTCTAAAGTGCCGATTCCGCCCTGAACTGTGATTTTTAATTCGGGTAATGCGGGGATTTCGGTTTCTTCAGCAAAAGAACTTCGATATAAAGAGGCTAACTCAGTTTCCAGTTCCTTTTTCTTTTGTTTGAATTCTTCCATGATTGGCCCTAACAGGAATCCGTCGGTTGCAAAAGCATGACCGCCACAGTTTAATCCAGATTCTATTCTGAATTCACTTACCCAGATTCCACGTTTCGCAAGGTATTTTCCTTGAATCAAAGCTGAACGGTAATCGCTCACTTTAATCGCAATAGCTTTTTTAAAGTTTCCGTCGTTATCAGGTTGAAAGGTTTTAAAAGAAGACAAATAATTGAATAATCTTGGATTCATTCCGGCAGAAAAAACCAAAGTAGAATTCTCTAAATCACTTTCAGCATAGCCTTTTAATGCTTGTAAAGCGTCAGATCCATTGGCGATAGGCTCTTTATTTTCATCCAACTGCTCGCGATCGACTTTAGTCATGATATTCACTTCAATCGCACCGGCTTTTACCTGATTTCGAAGTTCTGATTCAAGTTTCTCTTTTTCTGAGCTATCTTCTAAATGAATAAACTGAAGGTATTTTTGTTTTAATTCAAATACTTCAGGAAGCATTTCAAAATATTTAGTGATTTCTGAAGTACTGGAAAATGCTGCGGTTTTAACCTCTTCTACTTTCCGTTTTACTTCAGCACCGATCAAATTCAGATAATCAGTAATTCGTTTTGCACGATAATTCACTACATTTTTAGAAATAGGCACGTATTCCTGATCATTCAGTTTATAATAATAAGCACGTAATTTTTCAATCAGGTGATCCTCGATAATAGAAATAGAGGAGTTAATTCCGTAATGTGCCACTTTTAAAGGCGTATCTATGGTATATGCGATGCCCATTACCGGAATATGAAATTGGTGTGGGGATAATGAGTTTTTCATTTTGTTTCAATTTAATCCCCAAAGATGAAAAACTACAGTTGGTTAAAATATGATATTTGTCATGTTAGTGTTTAGTATTGAGTAATGAGATTTGAGATTTGAGATTTGAGATTTGAGATTTGAGATTTGAAAAAATAAAATCTAGACTTTGGTTATTAAAGATTAGGCATTTTTTGTTACTAAATATAACTACCGTGATGAGATCCCGGATCAAGTCCGGGATAACGTGGTAATTTTAACGTCTATTTTCTAAAAGAAAAGCGGTCTCGATTCTAATTTCTAACAGCGCATCAATCTAATTAAACATTCGATACATCGGGTTTTCTTTTCGGTTAATGAAGCCGTGGTATGCACAGTTGATTCCGATTAGAATAGCTCCGCCTAAAGCGACATAAGCGATTAAAGTTTGCTCTTCAGAATGTCGCATATAAATGGCAAAAAGCGCCCAGATACCCACCGCAGCGAATTCACGCAAATTGCGAGTATAAATCATTACAATATTCAAAATGGCAGCAACAACAATCATTATAATTGCCCATTGCACTTCAGAAAAGATGCCGCCATTCCAACCAATCTTAGCCAAATAAGCCGAAATATTAGCTATGGTAGCAACCGCGATCCAACCCGAATAAAAACAAATAGGCCACCAGCTAAAAGCAATAATTTTTAAAGGTGCATCCCAGCGTTCCATGTTGGTATTCAGGATAATTTTGATAAGCGAAAACAGAATTAAAAACATCAAGAAAACCGATAAACCCGTATATTCATATAACCAAAAAATTACCCAGGCAGAAGTACTAAGATTCGCTAAAACAAACCATAATTTTGTTTGCTGAAGAAACTTAAGATCGTTTTGAGATCCAAAAGCCTGATATATTTGATATCCCGAAAAGGAGAGCAAACCCAAATAAATAATGCCCCAAATAGCAAAAGCATAAGGCGCCGGCGTAAAAAGATTAAAATACTCCTTACTTAAGCTTCCCATCGTATTCCCGTTAAGTTCTACGGCTTGCGTATAATAACTAACAAAAAGTGCGATAAGAACAGATATAAAATTGAGTACGGCAAGTAATTTAGGTTTCATAGTTTTTATTGATATTCATTGTCATTTAGAATCTGATTGGCAATCTCAGACCAATTACAGTTTAATGAGATTCTGAAACGAATTCAGTTTGACGTAATTTGACGTGATTTGATTGGGAATTTGAATTTACCAAACACCAGAATAAACCAACGTTAGTGTTAGGTTAAAGTTTCTTTTGATATTTCTGTTCTAATTCACCTGAATTACTTCAGCATCAGCACAAACAAAAACCTGGTCTTTTGGCTCAGGTTTCATCACAAAACAACCGGTAAATTCGCCAAAAGCGGGTAAAATTAATTGACGTTCACTTCGGAAGAAACATTTCAGTTTTAAATGTTGTTTTCCTAATCCAACTAAGCGATAACCGGGATGAATATGCCCGCAAATATTGAAGCTGTCTTCTTGTTCCTCAGGATGATGAGTTAATCTGAAGTTATCGATGTTTAATTCCTGATGAATTTTCACACCCAACTCATCATAATGTAGCGGAGATATAATATCGTGGTTTCCGGCGATTAAAATAACTTCCGCTTGCTGTTGTTGTAACCAGTTTTCGAATAAATTCCATTCAGAATTTAAAGCACTGTGAAAAAGATCCCCCAGAAAAATAATTTGCTTAGGCTGAAATTGCGCAACCGACTCATTTAAACGATCAAAATTTTTTAGAATTGCAGTTTGTGGAACCGCGCTCCCATTTTTTCTGAAGTGCGATATTTTACCCAAATGAACATCAGCCACCAGCAATGCTTGCTGCTCTTCCCAATAAGAAACGCCATTACAGGCAAGTTGAAAATGATTATTTTGAATAGCTAATGTCATATCTCCATCTCCTAAAAAGAGCTGCGAATTTAGCCAATTTTAGATAATATTTCAGCCGCTTTTTCCAGTGTTTCATTTTCCTTAGCAAAACAAAATCTCAATTGCTTATGATCTTGTTGATCGATGTTGAAAACAGACACCGGAATAGAAGCCAAACGATATTCTTTGACCATCTTTGCTGCAAACAAAATATCTGACTCGCTGGTAATTTCTGAATAATCTACTAACTGAAAATAAGTTCCTGCGGAAGGAACTGTCTTAAACTTGGTATCCTTAATTAAATCTAAAAAATAATCTCTTTTTTGCTGATAGAAATTAGGCAAACTAAGATAGGTCTCCGGGTTTTTAAGATATTCAGCAAAGGCTCGTTGCATGGGATGATTCACACAGAAAACGGTAATTTCATGGATTTTGCGTATCTCTTTCATCAATACTTCTGGAGCTACGCAATAGCCCATTTTCCAACCTGTATTATGAAAAGTCTTACCAAAGGACGCGCAAACGATGGCTCTTTCTGCTAAATCTTTAAAAGCGGAAGCACTTTGATGTTTTCGATCATCAAATATAATATGCTCGTAAACTTCGTCGCTAAGCAAAATGATATTGGTGTTTTTTAATAGCTTTTCTAAGCGCAGCATATCCTCTCTAGACAAAATACTACCGCTGGGATTGTGAGGCGAATTGATTACGATCATTCGCGTTTTATCGCTAATTTTAGTTTCAACTTCTTCCCAATCTACTTGATATTCTTTTCCTTTAAGCTGAATAGGAACCGGAATTCCGCCATTTGATTTTACGATGGGCTCGTAAATATCGTAAGCGGGTTTAAAAATAATCACCTCGTCTCCCGGATGCACAAACGCTGAAATCCCGCAATAAATAGCCTGTGATGCTCCTGAAGTGACCGTAATTTCAGAATCTACATGATATTTTTTACCATGCAGATTTTCAATTTTATTAATGATTTCTTCTCTTAATTCAGGAATCCCTGCTAGTGGTGCGTATTGATTATAGCCATCTTTCATCGCTTTGAAAACCAGTTCTTTCAGATAATCATCACTTTTAAAACCCGGAAACCCCTGCGACATATTTATCGCCTGATATTGCGAAGCCATTCCGCTCATTTTAGAGAAAATGCTTTCAGGC is from Zunongwangia endophytica and encodes:
- a CDS encoding DoxX family protein; the encoded protein is MSHHQLAFLLARITLGINFFLHGFVRIPKLGDFANGVTQGFEGTMLPLGLVEIFAYAIPILEVALGTCIILGLASKKTLTATAIFMMLLISGSAFKEDWGAVGTQMLYALYIFFLVKNLEYEVWAVRKSNEM
- a CDS encoding SDR family NAD(P)-dependent oxidoreductase, with amino-acid sequence MDYQLKDKKVFISGSTKGIGYAAAKTIALEGAEVIINGSSQDSVNTSLENLRKDTDSKKISGIACDFSKTEEIDALITQLGSVDVLINNVGIFANKDFFDTTDEDWQQFYDINVMSGVRLSRALMPKMKEKGWGRIIFISSESALNIPVEMVHYGMTKTAMLAISRGLAEMTTGTGITVNSVLPGPTRTEGLEKDVPEDQDFENFQKEFFKNDRPTSILKRFADPQEVANMIAYVASPLSSATNGAKLKVEGGVVKYI
- a CDS encoding dihydrolipoyl dehydrogenase family protein, whose amino-acid sequence is MAIEEFDVFVIGTGTAGKGVAIDCAEAGWKVAIADNREYGGTCPNRGCDPKKVLVGITEILERSRNMMGLGISKMPEVSWEDLQNFKSKFTDAIPAATEKDLAALDIKMYHQSPKFLDKNTLSVEGKTVKAKKIVIATGHKPMPLHIPGKELLMHSDDFLELEKLPKSMIFIGAGYIGMEFAHIAARLGVDVTMIDAKSRPLSNFDEDMVAHLTEASEDIGIKFIFNAKASKVEKLRKYTQVTAELKNGDEVTAKAELVFNTAGRVPSVEELDLEKGEVAYTNKGITVNGHLQNTTNEDVYACGDVSDSEGLPLTPLSSQESRVVSTNLIGKYNKTEAHYPPQPSVVFTLPNVASVGLSEEQVKEKGLDYVIKHKSVPSWFNSKRIANQHYAFKVIKDKKTEKVLGAHLVGPDAGEMINMFVMAMGGDLSCKDLKAMIFAYPTWSNDIKGMT
- a CDS encoding tryptophan-rich sensory protein, with the translated sequence MKPKLLAVLNFISVLIALFVSYYTQAVELNGNTMGSLSKEYFNLFTPAPYAFAIWGIIYLGLLSFSGYQIYQAFGSQNDLKFLQQTKLWFVLANLSTSAWVIFWLYEYTGLSVFLMFLILFSLIKIILNTNMERWDAPLKIIAFSWWPICFYSGWIAVATIANISAYLAKIGWNGGIFSEVQWAIIMIVVAAILNIVMIYTRNLREFAAVGIWALFAIYMRHSEEQTLIAYVALGGAILIGINCAYHGFINRKENPMYRMFN
- the pdeM gene encoding ligase-associated DNA damage response endonuclease PdeM encodes the protein MTLAIQNNHFQLACNGVSYWEEQQALLVADVHLGKISHFRKNGSAVPQTAILKNFDRLNESVAQFQPKQIIFLGDLFHSALNSEWNLFENWLQQQQAEVILIAGNHDIISPLHYDELGVKIHQELNIDNFRLTHHPEEQEDSFNICGHIHPGYRLVGLGKQHLKLKCFFRSERQLILPAFGEFTGCFVMKPEPKDQVFVCADAEVIQVN
- a CDS encoding methionine aminotransferase, with the translated sequence MIFPEINSKLPNTPESIFSKMSGMASQYQAINMSQGFPGFKSDDYLKELVFKAMKDGYNQYAPLAGIPELREEIINKIENLHGKKYHVDSEITVTSGASQAIYCGISAFVHPGDEVIIFKPAYDIYEPIVKSNGGIPVPIQLKGKEYQVDWEEVETKISDKTRMIVINSPHNPSGSILSREDMLRLEKLLKNTNIILLSDEVYEHIIFDDRKHQSASAFKDLAERAIVCASFGKTFHNTGWKMGYCVAPEVLMKEIRKIHEITVFCVNHPMQRAFAEYLKNPETYLSLPNFYQQKRDYFLDLIKDTKFKTVPSAGTYFQLVDYSEITSESDILFAAKMVKEYRLASIPVSVFNIDQQDHKQLRFCFAKENETLEKAAEILSKIG